TGTAGGATATAATGCAGCGAATGATGGCCCTTTTACAAAATTCATTACGATCACTTATAATGATAATAAAACAAAACAGATCACTATTAAAGGCGAAGTATGGAAAACTCCTACCAGTTCTGCTCCTGCAAATAATGATCTGGATAATTTAAAAGATTAATAACTTTACAAAAATTTAAAAACCTAACATGAAAAAATTATTTTTCTCAGCAATTTTTTTAGCGGCAACAACAACTACCATATTTGCACAACAGGCAAAGAAAATATCGGATGTGGCAAGATTTCAATCGGACACAGTTATTCTTGGCAATATTAAACAAGGTAACCCTACTAAAGGTACTTTTAATGTAACAAATATCAGCCCTAGTCCATTGATCATTGAACAAGCTAATCCAACTTGCGGATGTACTATTTCTGATTATACAAAAGAACCTATTGCTCCGGGTAAGAACGGTGTTATCAATGCTACTTACAATGCAGCGAACGTAGGTCATTTTGAAAAACACTTAACAGTAAAATTTGCAGGTGTTGAGGAAATGAAAACCATTACTTTAAAAGGTGATGTTTTAGTTGCTGCAGATTACGATAAATGGAAAGCTGAACAGGATTCAATTCAAGCAGCTAATGCAGCTGCCGCAGCTAATGCAGCTGCCGCAGCTAAAAAGCCTGCTAAAAAAGCGAGCAAAAAGTCAGCGAAAGCAACCACCAGCAATGCTTCTCCTGCTAATAAAAATTAATTTTTTTTCTTCTTAATACAAAGCCTCCGTTGATAAAATTAACGGAGGCTTTTTTATTTAGAGGTTAAATAATTATTTCACGGATGCGCTAATAATTTTTAATCCAACACTATCTGTATCTTTTGCAACGTATTGCTTGGTTTTGAATTTTACTGTATTCCCCGGCGGCACCTCCTGGTAAATAGTTTGATTATCTTTTTCTAAAAGGGTACCTGTTTTGCTGTAATAGGATAATTCCAGTTGTACATCTTTATACACGCAAACGGTGGCTGTGTTTGTAATAGCACCCTTGATAACAGTTTGGCCTATTAGGTTGTGTTTGTTTTCTCCACTTATTGATAGAAACAATAAAGGGTTTTTCTTTTCCTTTTCTTCCAGTGTTTCTTTTATTTGCTCATAGTTCTGCTTTTCTTCAGCCTCATTCGCTTTTTTACTATGGCAGGAAAATAACAATAAAGATGAAACAGAAAGTATTGCCAGGATTTTCATGCTATTAATTTTAATCGCAATAAAAACATTTTTACTTAAACAGTTTGTTAAATGAACCAGTTGTTTAATTAATTGTCTGACCCTAACCACAAAGCACCTCCACTACTTGCCCTCGTTGCTCCTGTTACAGACGTCATAACATTCACTTCTTCCCTCCAACGCAAAGCGCCGATCAACGCCATGATCAAGGCTTCCTTGTATTCGATCAATTTATTATCAGGAACTACTATTTCAATACCCGGCAAAAGAGCTTTTAAACGATCAATTAAAAAGCTGTTATAGGCGCCTCCGCCGGTCACTAATAGTTTTGATGAATTATTTTTTAAATGCTGGCTTAACTGTACACAGATATGTTCTGTGTAAGTACGTATAGCATCTTTTGTAGCAATGTGATGCTTTTTTATCAATGGCATTATTTCATTTATACCAAAACTATTATCCAATGATTTGGGATATGGTTTACTATAATATTCCAGATTGTTTAACTGCTTTAGTAATTCTTCATTCAAATTTCCCGAAGCAGCGATCATTCCTTCCTTATCAAATTCTACATTCAATTCTGCCGCTAATGAATTCAACACCCTGTTCGCAGGACAAACATCGTATGCTACATGACCATCTTCTTTAAAAAAAGAAATATTTGCAATTCCCCCAATATTTAAAAAGCTGTCATAGCCTTTAAATAGTAATTTATGCCCAATCGGGACTATAGGCGCTCCTTGTCCGCCTAATGCCACATCCATTGAACGCAGGTCACTAACTACCGGCAAATTTGTTGCTGCAGCAATAGCAGCACCACATCCAATTTGCGCTGTCATTTTCTGTAAAGGCAAATGAAAAACGGTATGCCCGTGAGATGCTACCAGATCTACTTTATGATGCAGGTTGTTTTTTTCAATGAAGTCATTCACTTTATTACCGATAAAATGCCCATAACGGGTGTGCAATAATTGATATTCCAATGCCGAAACATTTACTGCATTACTTAAATTATTTTTCCAATCACGTGTATATGAATAACAGTCAGCCGCAATTATTTCATATCCCCATTTACCGCCGGTTTCCTGTAAATGCACATAAGCAATATCCAAACCATCCAGTGAACTGCCACTCATGATACCCACAACTTTATATAACATAATAAATTTCAGATTTTAACCCGCAAAATATAGATTTGTAACTCAAGCGGCAAAACTACAAACTAATATGGTCATCAATCTCAGTAAAGAATTCTCGTTGGTAAGCACATGGGTGGCAGAGTTACGGGATACCGAAATTCAAAAAGACATGATGCGTTTCCGCAGAAACCTCGAACGCATTAGCGAGGTTGCCGCATATGAGATAAGCAAAAAGTTAGAATGGAAAGAAATTGACGTAACTACTCCTTTAGGAACATCCACCACAAAAATATTAAAGCAACAGCCGGTAGTTGCAAGTATATTAAGGGCTGGTATTCCTATGCACAATGGTTTGCTTAATTATTTTGATAAAGCAGAAAGCGCTTTTATAGCTGCATATCGGAAACACAGTCCCGATGGCTCTTTTCAAATTAGCCTGGAATATATGAGTTGCCCTGAACTGGAGGGAAAAGTGGTGATCATTAGTGATCCTATGATTGCTACAGGTTCATCATTGGTAAAAACTATTCAATTCTTAAAACAGGAAGGTGATATAAAAGAACTGCATATTATCTGTGCTATTGCCTGTACTGTGGGTATAGAATATGTATTAAGGGAATTACCAAAAGCGATCATTTGGTGCGGAGATATTGATGATGAATTGACTGCCAAAGGATACATTGTTCCCGGGTTGGGCGATGCCGGTGATCTTGCTTTTGGACCAAAACTGCAAAGCTAACAAGCGTGTGAAATTTTATGATCGTAAAATATCAAGAGTTTAACACACAAAATGTAACATTTTGCTGCAATACCTTATCTTTATTGCCGAATAACTATTGTAAATGAGAAATCTTATTCTGCTGTGCTTACTTGCTGTAACAGTTTCTGCAAAGGCACAGGATCCGCACTTTTCACAATTTTTTGCTTCACCGCTTACTTTAAATCCTGCTTTAACAGGTAAGTTTGACGGGCAATTTCGTTTTGAAGCCAATCATAGAGATCAATGGCCTAGTATTCCGAATGCTTACGTAACTACCAGTGCTTCGATTGATTTTCCTATATTAAAGAAGATTGTTCCTGAAAATGACCGCTTAGGTGTCGGCATTTCCGGCTTAAGCGACCAAAGTGCAGATGGCGCTTTAAATCTGAACTACGGATCTTTGTCGGTAAGTTATCATAAAGCTCTTTCAGATGACGGATTCAATACTATCGGTGCAGGTTTGCAGGCAACCTATAGCTCTCTGAACATTGATATGGCAAAACTTACGTTTGAAGACCAGCTTACTCAAAATGGTTTTACAGGCGTTACCTCTGAGGTTTTGACAAACGGAAATAATGTAAACTATTTTGATATTGGAGCCGGATTATTATTTTCGGGTTCTACCAACGGAGAAAATAACTATTACATTGGTGCTTCTATGTATCATATTAATCAGCCACAAGTTGGTTTCCAGGATAAGAACTGGATCTTATTACCAAGAACTACATTACATGCCGGCGGTACATTTCCTTTAAATGATCAATACAGTGTGAGCGCTTCCATTATTCAACAATTCCAAAATGAAGCTTCTGAAACAGTTTTCGGAGGTGCGTTAGGAATTAATTTGAACCATGATACAGAAGACCCCACCAATTTTTATATTGGCTCCTGGTATCGTTGGGAAGATGCTGCTATTCCTTATGTGGGATTGGAATTTAATGGCTGGCGTTTAGGTGCCAGTTATGATATTAATATTTCTTCTTTAAAAGCAGCTACACAAAGCCGGGGTGGAACTGAGTTTTCGTTGATCTATATAAAGAAAACTTACGAAACGAAAGGTATTCCCTGTCCTACTTTCTAAAATAAACCTGACTTTTATTTAACAGGACTGCCACTAACAAATTTATTTCCTTTA
The Ferruginibacter albus DNA segment above includes these coding regions:
- a CDS encoding DUF1573 domain-containing protein; this encodes MKKLFFSAIFLAATTTTIFAQQAKKISDVARFQSDTVILGNIKQGNPTKGTFNVTNISPSPLIIEQANPTCGCTISDYTKEPIAPGKNGVINATYNAANVGHFEKHLTVKFAGVEEMKTITLKGDVLVAADYDKWKAEQDSIQAANAAAAANAAAAAKKPAKKASKKSAKATTSNASPANKN
- a CDS encoding anhydro-N-acetylmuramic acid kinase, whose amino-acid sequence is MLYKVVGIMSGSSLDGLDIAYVHLQETGGKWGYEIIAADCYSYTRDWKNNLSNAVNVSALEYQLLHTRYGHFIGNKVNDFIEKNNLHHKVDLVASHGHTVFHLPLQKMTAQIGCGAAIAAATNLPVVSDLRSMDVALGGQGAPIVPIGHKLLFKGYDSFLNIGGIANISFFKEDGHVAYDVCPANRVLNSLAAELNVEFDKEGMIAASGNLNEELLKQLNNLEYYSKPYPKSLDNSFGINEIMPLIKKHHIATKDAIRTYTEHICVQLSQHLKNNSSKLLVTGGGAYNSFLIDRLKALLPGIEIVVPDNKLIEYKEALIMALIGALRWREEVNVMTSVTGATRASSGGALWLGSDN
- a CDS encoding PorP/SprF family type IX secretion system membrane protein, whose protein sequence is MRNLILLCLLAVTVSAKAQDPHFSQFFASPLTLNPALTGKFDGQFRFEANHRDQWPSIPNAYVTTSASIDFPILKKIVPENDRLGVGISGLSDQSADGALNLNYGSLSVSYHKALSDDGFNTIGAGLQATYSSLNIDMAKLTFEDQLTQNGFTGVTSEVLTNGNNVNYFDIGAGLLFSGSTNGENNYYIGASMYHINQPQVGFQDKNWILLPRTTLHAGGTFPLNDQYSVSASIIQQFQNEASETVFGGALGINLNHDTEDPTNFYIGSWYRWEDAAIPYVGLEFNGWRLGASYDINISSLKAATQSRGGTEFSLIYIKKTYETKGIPCPTF
- the upp gene encoding uracil phosphoribosyltransferase, translated to MVINLSKEFSLVSTWVAELRDTEIQKDMMRFRRNLERISEVAAYEISKKLEWKEIDVTTPLGTSTTKILKQQPVVASILRAGIPMHNGLLNYFDKAESAFIAAYRKHSPDGSFQISLEYMSCPELEGKVVIISDPMIATGSSLVKTIQFLKQEGDIKELHIICAIACTVGIEYVLRELPKAIIWCGDIDDELTAKGYIVPGLGDAGDLAFGPKLQS